Genomic segment of Rhodococcus sp. W8901:
ACACCGATATCGAGCACGTCGCAGCCGCCCTCGGCGAACCCGGCACCTGCGCGGTGCCCGTCGTCCGCGGGTTCACGCCGATCGGGATGATCACCCGCCTCGAACTGGTGCGGGCGCTCGCACACCGCGAGACCGGGCCCGCACCACCGAGGAGAACCCCATGACCAACGGCCTGCCGAACGGCCCGATCGTCGTCGGTGTCGACGGCTCGCCCACCTCGCGTGACGCCGTTCGCTGGGCGGCGCACGAGGCCGACGCCCACGGTGCGCCCCTGCTCCTCGTGTCGAGTGTCAGCCCCGGCGGCATCGGTATGTCGTCGCCGTTCACCGACGACCTCCGGATCTCCGGTGAGCGGGCCGTCGAGGACGCGGTGGCGCTCGCGGCCGCCGAGATCCCCGGCGGCACCGTCGACACCCGCACCGAGTTGTCGCAGTCCACCCCCGTCAACGCGCTGCTCGAGCACTCACGGACCGCGCGCACCATCGTCCTCGGGACCCGCGGGTTGGGGGAGTTCACCGGCGGGCTCGTCGGATCCGTCACCTCGGCGCTCGTGCGGCACGCCCACTGCCCGGTCGCGGTGATCCCGGGATGGCCCCACCCCGGTGAGCCCCCGGTGGACGGCCCCGTCCTCGTCGGGGTCGACGGCACTGCCGCCAGTGAACCGGCGGTCGCCGCCGCGTTCGAGGAAGCCTCGCTGCACGGTGCGGAACTGGTGGCGGTACACGCGTGGTCAGACCGCGACCTGTCGATCGGCTCCCCGTTCGATCCGTCCGCCGGCACCAGCCGTCTCCCGTGGCTGACCACCGAGGCCGCCGAGCGGGCCGTGCTCGCGGAAAGCCTGGCCGGGTGGCAGGAAAAGTACCCGGACGTGGCCGTCCGTCCGATCGTCGTGCAGGACCGGCCCGTACGCAATCTCCTGATGCGCGGAAACGGTGCCCGGCTGATCGTCGTCGGAAACCGCGGGCGGGGCGGCTTCGAGAG
This window contains:
- a CDS encoding universal stress protein, whose product is MTNGLPNGPIVVGVDGSPTSRDAVRWAAHEADAHGAPLLLVSSVSPGGIGMSSPFTDDLRISGERAVEDAVALAAAEIPGGTVDTRTELSQSTPVNALLEHSRTARTIVLGTRGLGEFTGGLVGSVTSALVRHAHCPVAVIPGWPHPGEPPVDGPVLVGVDGTAASEPAVAAAFEEASLHGAELVAVHAWSDRDLSIGSPFDPSAGTSRLPWLTTEAAERAVLAESLAGWQEKYPDVAVRPIVVQDRPVRNLLMRGNGARLIVVGNRGRGGFESMTLGSTSTALLHTVTCPLLVVRSAPGDRSPGVSRPA